One Bombilactobacillus folatiphilus genomic window, TTTGTCAAAAAAGGTGTGGATAAGAATATGTTTGACTATTATTATTCCAAACAGCAGGCTACGCATTTTATTCGGCATGCCAATCCCCATAGTGAAGCGGATCGTTATGCGGCACAGCGTTTGTTGTCCATGCCTTCTGGGCGGGGTGATGAAGTGATTGAGAGTTCTTTGAAGAACATTGCTTCAGGTCAAAAAATTAGTGCTAATCAAAAATTTTTGGTTAACGATTTGAAGAGTCCTAATCTTAGTCATCAAGATCAATTATTTACGCGGTTCTTTATTAAAGATCGCCGGTCGAAGATTGACGAACAATCGCGGGTTTTGCCAAATAAATATAATCAACAGCAATTAAATTGGATTGCGGGCAACTTAGGGAAAGAGCATTCAACGAATAATTCGTTTCAGATTGATAATAGGTTTTATGATCGCCAATTGAAGCATGCTTTGCCGGGATTGATGAATAGTCAGCAAAATTATACCTACGAATATGGTCCAGAATTCTCCGATTTTCAGTTGTTGTTGAATCAATTTAAAAAGCATAATGTCACGCCGTTGTTTGTGATTCCGCCCATTAATTCTAAATGGATGGTGTACACCGGATTACGGCAATCAATGTTAAACGATTTTGATAAGAAGATTACTTATCAATTGAAGACCCAAGGCTTTGATAAAATTGTTGATTTGCACACTGATGGTGATGTACCGTATTTCATGCAAGATACGATTCATTTAGGTTGGCGTGGTTGGGTGAAAGTTGATCAAGAACTGAATCGGTTTGTGAAGCAAAAGCAACCGCAACGTGTTCATTATCATTTACGAGATTATTTTTATACAAAAGATTGGCAGCAACGGGTGCCAGCAACAATCAAAAAATATTGAGTAGTTTGTCGGCTCAATATTTTTTATTGGTCTGAATGAAGCCTAGAATATACATTCTAGGATTTTTGTAGTACACTGGAATTTCGAGAAAAAATCAGAAAAGGGGTGCAGCTGATGGATAATCGCCCGATTGGCTTTTTGGATTCAGGTGTCGGCGGTTTAACAGCGGTTAAGGCTGCGTTACAACTATTGCCTCAGGAAAGTACCGTGTTTATTGGTGATCAAGCGCGATTACCATATGGTCCACGCCCTATACAGCAAGTGCAGACATTTACCAAACAATTAGTCCAATTTTTAGTTAAACGAGATGTGAAAGTAATTGTCATTGCCTGCAATACAGCAACTGCGGCCGCTTTGACATGGGTGCGCCAGCAGTTTACGCTGCCTATTTTTGGCGTGATTGCGGCGGGTAGTCGACAGGCAGTGGCGTTAACTAAACAGCAACAGATTGGTTTAATTGCCACGCAAGGGACGATTGCTTCCAAAGCCTATGAACGTGAAATCCAGCAATTGGCTCCACAAGTGACGGTTCAGGGGCTGGCGACACCAGAATTTGTCACCTTGGTTGAGCAAGGACAGTATCATGATGCTCAAATTTTGCAGCAAGTACAAAAAATTTTATCTCCATTAACGAAGCTAGATTTAGATACCTTGATTTTGGGCTGTACGCATTTCCCACTCTTACAACCAACGATTCAGCAAGTGATGGGAGCAAGTGTTCAATTGGTGGATGCGGGTGCGCAAACCGTCCAAGAATTACAACGTTTTTTGGTGCAAGAACAGTTGCAAGCAGATCCAGACAGTCCAGTCAGTCATCATTATTATACGACGGGGCAGCCGGATTCTTTGCAAGGGATCGCCCAAGAGTGGTTGGAAGAGACCAATTTGGTCGTGAAAGAAGTCGATTTAGGAGCAAATTAAATGCAAACTTTATTAGTAGCAACCAAAAATCAAAATAAAGCTCAAGAACTTACCACATTGTTGGCGGATCAGCAGGTTACTGTTCAAACTTTGTTAGATTATCCTGAATTTGTTGATGTGGACGAAACGGCAACGACCTTTGAAGGCAACGCTCGTTTAAAAGCACAAGCGGCAGTCAAAGCCTTTCAAGTACCGACTTTGGCTGATGATTCTGGATTGATGGTCGATGCCTTATATGGGCAACCCGGTGTGCGTTCGGCGCGTTATGCGGGCGATCACAATGATGCGGCCAATAATGCTAAATTGTTGGCGGAATTAGGTGGTGTGCCACAAAAAGGGCGCACAGCCCACTTTGTGGCAACTTTGGTCTATCAAGATCCCATTTATCATCAAGAACTCGTCGTGAAAGGGCAACTAGATGGTTTAATCTTAACGGTTCCTCGCGGTCAAGATGGTTTTGGCTATGATCCGTTATTCTTGGTGCCAGAGCTCCACAAAACGCTGGCGGAGTTGACGCCGCAAGAAAAGAATCAAGTGAGTCACCGAGGGCGCGCTTTACGGCAATTTGTACAGAAATGGCAACACTTGAATTAAGGAACACTTCCGTTAATGGAAGTGTTCCTTTAGTTCTTAAGAAAAATTTTATTAAAAATTATGTACTCATTTTTAAGACTAAAAAAATAATTAATTTGCGTATAAGATGATTTTTGCAATCATTCTTCCAAAAAAATTCTATTAATTCGCCACTATAGCTGAAAATAATTCGCATAATTTACAAATACATTTGTGCGGACATTTGCCAGCGTCGACCAAATCGACTAAATTGAAACTAATTTTACAAGCTCGAATATCAGTCAAATTAGGGGAAGTATGTTAAAACGTTGCACTTATTATTATCTATAACTAATGGTAACCATAAGAAAAAACTATTTACAATACGACGACCGGTCGATTGAAGTTTAGTCATTATTCAGTGTATAGCAGTCAGAAGTATAATTTACAGGTCAAGTATAATCAAGATTTGTGTACGAGCGCAGGTTCCCGTTTGCTTCCTGTTTCGGGGGAACGCGTTGATTGAATATCGACCTGATGATGGTGCTTATCGGTCAATTGATGGGACTGCAAGCAATTTAACGACGGCCGGTTTGACTACTTTTACTACTCAAGGGATTAACGATTTGACGAGTTATGTTTCAGATAAACATTTTCTTTTGAACTCCAACTAAGCCGTTAGGCAATTCTAGTGGTGGACATATAGTAATTCGTTGTAAGCATAAAAATAGCGTACGGATCATCAAAATCCTGTACGCTATTTGTTTGGAACTATTGGGTTAAGTCTAACTTGTTTTCGGGCAACGCAATTTGTGCAGCTTGCAGGGCAGTCAGATAAGCTTCCAAGAATTTGCGTTTGACGATTAATTGCGCACCATTGCGGGTGTCAATTTGAATTTGGTAGATTAACAAACCATTTTGCACATCAGTGGGTCCTAAAAGATGCGGAGCACTGACTAAATCTGGATCTTCGGGCGTTAATTTTTGATTGACTTGGCTCAAAACTTTGGTGACCGCTTTGACATCCGTATGTGGAAATAATTGTAAATTGATAAAAGTTGTCATATTGCCACGCGATAAATTTTTAACAATCGTAATATTGCGATTAGGAACGTAATTCAAAGTTCCGTCACCACTGCGAATTTGCGTCGTCCGCAGACCAATATAAGTTACCGTTCCCGAAATATCGCCAACAGTCACCGAATCGCCAACATCAAACTGCTGTTCCACCAAGATAAAGAATCCGGTGACCACATCACTGACAAAGCCTTGAGCACCAAGACCTAGAGCTAAACTGAAGATTCCAGCTCCCGTAATCAAAGTGCCAACGGGCGCTCCTAAAATGGATAAAGCCATATAAATATAGATAAAAGCTAAGAAGTAAAAATAAATGTTCTGCGTTAACGTAGCGATTGTCCGTGTTCGATTAGAACTGGTTTCGTTATGTTGTAAATTTTGTGAAATCCGTGAGACAAAGCGTTTGCCCAGTTTATATAACAACCAAAAAACAATTGATAACAAAATCAATTTGATAATATTGCTGACGACCGTGTTTAACAGGTTGATCCAATATTGAGGATTGTTGATTTGCTCCCAAAATAGTTGGGTCTGACCATTGTTAGTGTGTTGCTGATTAGGCTGTGAATTTTTATTAAGATTATATTTACCGAGAATATTGTTCAAGCGATCACTCCTTAATTACTCTTTTTAGTATAACGATTAAGTTTGTCCTTGTCATGAATTAATGATGAATTTTCGGACCGAGTAAGCGGCAATAATTGCTGTTATGAACAATTAATGATAAACTTTATTTGACAATATGAAGTTGGGGGTAGTGTGAATGACACTCGGACAAATAGCTGGTTTAATCGCAGCGTTAGCATTTTTAGTTTTGGTAATTTTTTTGGCATTGATGTTGGTACAATTAGCTAAGGTTTTGAAGAATTTGCAAGCAACCGTTGAAGAAACAACCAAAACAGTGAAAGTTTTGACTCAAGATATGGACAAAATTGCTACACAAGGTAACGATTTGACTGAAAAAGTTAACGATTTGATGTCAGATGTTAATGGCAAAGTTGCGCAATTAGATCCCTTCTTTGGTACTTTAGAAAATGTTGGTACCAGTTTGGAAAAACTAACAGATCACTCCGAAGATTCCAAGCATTTCGCATTTAAGGGTAATCCACGGATGTATGGCAAATTAGCTAAAATGGCGTGGAAAATTTTTCTGAAACGTAAATAAGGAGTTTATTGCATGTCTAAATTTAAATTTTTGGTAGGGACTGCCGCGGGCGCTGGCTTGACTTACTGGGCTTTGGAACAGTGGCAGGCGCACAAGGATGATATAATTGAATTGTTGGCGGACAAGTTTTCCAAGTTATCGCAGATTGATTTTAATTTACATCAGAAGAATTTTCAAACGGAAACACAGCAGTTGCAAGCAGCGTTACAGACTGAAAATGATACCACTACGGATTTTGATGATATCCATTTGGATGAAAGTCAAATTGTGGATACTGCTAAAAAATAGTTTTATTTAGTTGGCTCGGCAACGAAGGTTGCTGGGCTTTTTTGATATAAAAAAATCGGTTGGAAGTGTTAAAATAATTGTTAATTACTGATCAATTATGGAGTTGCTATATGCAAATTATTGATTTATATCATTATTACACCCCTAAACAGCGCACCCAACAATGTGTTGAGCAGCAGCAATTGGCTAGTTCTGGTTTTTATGATGCAATATTTCATCAAAAATTGGCACAATTGCAGAAAAGACTATTTATTTTGACGCAGGACCAACGACCGATTGCATTACTTAATTCCTTAGTTCCCACCCAGTACTTGCCAGAAAATGACCAGTCGGTGGCAGATTTGGAAGCAATCGTTGATGCTCAAGAGCAAGTTGTGCAAATAGGGCATGATATTATGTTAACTTGGGCGAATGATGACGAAAAAAAGTGGTTACAGTTTTCCCCAGCGCAAGCGCAGATTTTGTTGCGGCAGTCAACCTTTTTAAATGCTCAAAAACAAGTGATTCGTTACGAAGAAGAAGCAATGTTGCCTGCAGAGTTTATGTTTCAGAAAGGGACTAGATGAGTCGATACTTATATCAATCTGCTAAAAAGGATCTACTTAATTTAATTGCGGACGGCACTTTTCTACCCAATTCTAAAATTTGGAACGAGCGTAAATTAGCGACTACTTTGGGATATACGCGATCCACGATTAAAAATGCGATTGATGCTTTGGTTGAAGATAATATTTTACAAAAATATCCCGGCGATGGTACTTATTTAGTGCAACTCAGTGCGGAGGATCCTTTAAGAATTGGGGATAATGCACCGAATTCGTTTACGCAACTGATGCGCGTTAATAAAAAGTCGTTAACTAGTCATGTTGAATCGTTTCAAGCACTTTATCGGAATACTGAATTGGCGGATCTATTTCATAATGGTGCGCAAGATTTTTACGAGTTGGTGCGGACGCGTTTTGTGGCCCAGAATCCATTGGCTTTACAAAAAGCCTATATTCCTTTTAAAAAATTTCCCGATGCGCATCGTTACGATTTTAGTCAGTTGTCTTTATATGATTATATGGATTTTAAAAATAAAAAGCCGATACAGTTCAAAACTAAGATTAGGGCGTTCAAATTAGTAGACGCTCAAGTACAATTAAGTCAGTTATTTTCGCCAACGGATTATGCATATTTGCTCTATTTTGAATATTGGGGTTATACGAATAAACACGAATTAGTTGAGTATACGCAATCTTGGTATAATCCGGAGTTTGTGAATTATAAAATTACGACCAAACGGTGATTGGTTGTCCAATTGGTTGCGAAAAAGAGGCCATTTTTGAAAATGGTCTTTTTTTTATTGCCTCTAAAAGAGGTCTGCTCTAAACTGGCAAATGTAAAACGTTTTCGCTATGTAGAAGGAGGTGAAAGAAAAAGGAAATTATTCTAGCTAGTCACTCTACTTTAGCTAAGGGGATGTTCCAAGCGATTTCATTAATTATGGGGTCCCAAAAACATTTACATTATTTAACCGCTTACGTAGATGATCAATTGAATTTTAGTGACCAATTAGCACAAAAAGTCCAACCAATTTTGCAGCAGCAATTAATCTTTGTGTCGGACGTGGTTGGCGGTTCAGTTAATAATGAATTAATGACTTTTACTCAAGGACGCTCTAATTGTCTGCTGATTTCTGGCATGAATTTACCCTTTTTATTGGAATTAGTTAATTATGTGAACACCACGAATTGTCAAACAGTTGCGCAAAGCGTGACCAACGTGCAGAAATTGATCAAATTGGGACAGCAGGGTTTGCAATTAGTTCAATTGGATTCTACTGCCACACCAGCTGAGGAAGATTTTTAAAAATAAAGGAGGACCAAAAAATGATTGTTATGACTAGAATTGATTATCGCCTGATTCATGGACAAGTGGCCTTTACTTGGACGAATAATTTGTCCGCAAATGCCTTACTGATTGCTAATGACAGTGTAGCTCAAGATAATTTTCGCAAAAAAACACTGCAATTGGCGAAACCAGATAGTGCCAAATTAATTTTTAAATCGATTGCAGATTCTGCCAAGGCTATTGCTAGCGGTGTAACGGACAAGTATCGTGTCTTTATTATTGTAGAAAATATTGGTGATGCTTACCGTTTAGCTAAATTAGTTCCACAAATTAAAGTAATTGACCTCGGTCTGGCTAATAAGAAAGCTGGTGCTCAAAATATTGCTAAGTCGGTTTATGTGACACCTGAAGAAACAGCACAATTGCAAGAATTAGAGCAACGAGGAATTCAAGTTTTGGTAAAACAAGCACCGACAGATCCTGATACAACATTTTCATCATTAATTAAATAAGAAGGGCAAAATTATGGTCTTACAAGTAATAGGCGTCTTTTTGGTGGCGTTGGTTGCGAACATGCAGGATTTTTTTGGTTCGTCGTTTATTGGTCGTCCGATTGTGACGGGATTATTGATTGGGATGGTCTTCGGTGATGTGAAACAAGGATTGATGATTGGCGCTACCTTGGAATTGGCCTTTTTGGGGCTAATGGGAGTTGGTGCAACGGTACCTCCTGACGAAATTATCGGTGGAATTTTGGCCACTGCGTTAGCTTTGAAAAATGGTTATGGTGTTAGTGTGGCTTTAACACTGGTTTTGCCGATTGCGACTTTAGGTTTATTAGTTAAGAATTTATTATATGTGGTTATTTTTCCGGCAATGGCTCATCAAGCGGATCGTTTAGCGGACGCGGGACAAATTACGCAGGCTGCTAATATGCACATTTGGGCATCTTTCACGCGAATTATTTTGATGACTTTGGTGACAACAGCTTCTTTTGCGTTGGGGAGCGGCTTAGTAAGTCAATTTGTCAAAATTATTCCCAAGGCCTTGATTGATGGCATTACGATTACCACAGAAGTTTTGCCAGCAGTAGGCTTTGCAATGCTATTGAATATGACTTTTTCCAAAAAGGTAGCACCATTTTTCTTTATAGGTTTTGTTTGTGCCGCCTACTTGAAATTAGATATGATTGCTGCTTCCATTATTGGCGCTATTTTTGCAGGTATCATGTACTTAATTATGACAGAAATTCATCAAAATCAGTCTACATCAACCACAAAACAGTCTACGACGGAGGTACAAGAAGATGACTTCTAAGTCTCAAGTATCCAAAAAATTAACGAAAAAGGATTTACGCGGTGTTTTTTGGCGCAGTATGCCCATGGAAGCTTCATTTAATTATGAACGAATGATGAGTTTAGGTTTTGCTTATACGATGAAAGGCATCGTTACCAAATTATATGACAAAAAAGCAGACCAAATAGCCGCTTTGAAACGACATCTGGAATTTTTTAATTGTACTTCGGCAACGTCCCCGTTTATTGCGGGAGTATTGGCTTCCATGGAAGAGAAAAATGCAGCTGATGATGATTTTGATCCCAGTGCGATTAACTCTATGAAAACAGGTTTGATGGGTCCTTTGTCAGGAATTGGTGATTCTGTGTTTTGGGGTAGTTTGCGGATCATTGCAAGTGGCATCGGAGTTTCTTTGGCTCAAAAAGGCAGTATTTTAGGACCGATCTTGTTTATTTTAATTTATAACATCCCCAATTTGTTGGTTCGTTATTATGGAACGATGTGGGGCTATCAATTAGGCAGTGCCTTTGTTGATAAGATGGCTGATGGCTTAATGAACACAATTACGTATGCCATTAATATTTTGGGCAACACGGTCATTGGCGCGATGGTTGCTTCGATGGTGGTGATTAAGCTCCCAGTCAAAATTAGTGGTGGCAAAAATCCTGAAACAATTCAGACTTTATTAAATTCAATTATGCCCGATTTATTGCCGTTAGCGGTCACTTTTTTCATTGCTTGGTTGCTGAAAAAGAAGCATGTCAAAATGATTTGGATTTTACTCAGTATTTTAGTAATTAGTGTTGTTGGGGCGTTTTTAGGAATCTTGAAGCCTTAGAAGGGAAAGTAAATTTTATGTATTTTAATCAAGAAATTTTTTCGAAAAATTATCAGGCCTCAGTAAATGAGTTAGACCATGTTACAGAAATCGTGGATTCGCTCAAGGGTCGTCAATACCAGAAAATCTTTTTTGTGGGCTGTGGCGGCACATTTACGAAATTTGTGAATTTAAAAGCGTTAATGTTTGCCAAATTAAAGGTACCATTCATGATTGTAACTCCGGCCGAACTGTTAGAAACTTATCAATCGCAAGTTACAGCGCGGACATTAGTTGTGGTAGGAACTAAAACGGGCGAAACAAGTGAAATTTTGCATTTAGTCGAAGTTTTAAAGCAAAAAATACCGAATTGCAGTTTGATAGCCTTTATTGGTGACGATCATAGTACTTTAGAGCAAAGTCAATTAATTGATGCACGGATTCATTCGATTGATACGGATGCTAATTTACTGGCGGTTGGTTGGTTTTTGTTAAATCTAGCTGGAAGCGATGCTGCGCAATTAGTCCGTCAAAAACAGCAAATTATTGGTGCCAAAGCGCCGATTATTGCAGGCATTAAACAATTATTGCCATACTCGTTGAAGCAGGTTAACCAAACCGATTTGTCAGCAATGCAAATGTGGGTTGGTTCTGGCAATTTATGGGGGGAAGTTTGTTGTTTCACCAATTATATGT contains:
- the dltD gene encoding D-alanyl-lipoteichoic acid biosynthesis protein DltD produces the protein MSNFKKLISIIAPMIIALLLAVLVLYGPFCLPKSEPATVEKAATSLSANVLRGEQLKDQALDSGYLMIMGSSELLRFDSFHPSVLTHKYQRGYQPFLLGSAGTQSLTHFFSAQAMGKHLNHKRVVVIISPQWFVKKGVDKNMFDYYYSKQQATHFIRHANPHSEADRYAAQRLLSMPSGRGDEVIESSLKNIASGQKISANQKFLVNDLKSPNLSHQDQLFTRFFIKDRRSKIDEQSRVLPNKYNQQQLNWIAGNLGKEHSTNNSFQIDNRFYDRQLKHALPGLMNSQQNYTYEYGPEFSDFQLLLNQFKKHNVTPLFVIPPINSKWMVYTGLRQSMLNDFDKKITYQLKTQGFDKIVDLHTDGDVPYFMQDTIHLGWRGWVKVDQELNRFVKQKQPQRVHYHLRDYFYTKDWQQRVPATIKKY
- the murI gene encoding glutamate racemase, coding for MDNRPIGFLDSGVGGLTAVKAALQLLPQESTVFIGDQARLPYGPRPIQQVQTFTKQLVQFLVKRDVKVIVIACNTATAAALTWVRQQFTLPIFGVIAAGSRQAVALTKQQQIGLIATQGTIASKAYEREIQQLAPQVTVQGLATPEFVTLVEQGQYHDAQILQQVQKILSPLTKLDLDTLILGCTHFPLLQPTIQQVMGASVQLVDAGAQTVQELQRFLVQEQLQADPDSPVSHHYYTTGQPDSLQGIAQEWLEETNLVVKEVDLGAN
- a CDS encoding XTP/dITP diphosphatase, yielding MQTLLVATKNQNKAQELTTLLADQQVTVQTLLDYPEFVDVDETATTFEGNARLKAQAAVKAFQVPTLADDSGLMVDALYGQPGVRSARYAGDHNDAANNAKLLAELGGVPQKGRTAHFVATLVYQDPIYHQELVVKGQLDGLILTVPRGQDGFGYDPLFLVPELHKTLAELTPQEKNQVSHRGRALRQFVQKWQHLN
- a CDS encoding mechanosensitive ion channel family protein, yielding MNNILGKYNLNKNSQPNQQHTNNGQTQLFWEQINNPQYWINLLNTVVSNIIKLILLSIVFWLLYKLGKRFVSRISQNLQHNETSSNRTRTIATLTQNIYFYFLAFIYIYMALSILGAPVGTLITGAGIFSLALGLGAQGFVSDVVTGFFILVEQQFDVGDSVTVGDISGTVTYIGLRTTQIRSGDGTLNYVPNRNITIVKNLSRGNMTTFINLQLFPHTDVKAVTKVLSQVNQKLTPEDPDLVSAPHLLGPTDVQNGLLIYQIQIDTRNGAQLIVKRKFLEAYLTALQAAQIALPENKLDLTQ
- a CDS encoding DUF948 domain-containing protein, coding for MTLGQIAGLIAALAFLVLVIFLALMLVQLAKVLKNLQATVEETTKTVKVLTQDMDKIATQGNDLTEKVNDLMSDVNGKVAQLDPFFGTLENVGTSLEKLTDHSEDSKHFAFKGNPRMYGKLAKMAWKIFLKRK
- a CDS encoding GntR family transcriptional regulator, with translation MSRYLYQSAKKDLLNLIADGTFLPNSKIWNERKLATTLGYTRSTIKNAIDALVEDNILQKYPGDGTYLVQLSAEDPLRIGDNAPNSFTQLMRVNKKSLTSHVESFQALYRNTELADLFHNGAQDFYELVRTRFVAQNPLALQKAYIPFKKFPDAHRYDFSQLSLYDYMDFKNKKPIQFKTKIRAFKLVDAQVQLSQLFSPTDYAYLLYFEYWGYTNKHELVEYTQSWYNPEFVNYKITTKR
- a CDS encoding PTS sugar transporter subunit IIA, which codes for MFQAISLIMGSQKHLHYLTAYVDDQLNFSDQLAQKVQPILQQQLIFVSDVVGGSVNNELMTFTQGRSNCLLISGMNLPFLLELVNYVNTTNCQTVAQSVTNVQKLIKLGQQGLQLVQLDSTATPAEEDF
- a CDS encoding PTS sugar transporter subunit IIB; this encodes MIVMTRIDYRLIHGQVAFTWTNNLSANALLIANDSVAQDNFRKKTLQLAKPDSAKLIFKSIADSAKAIASGVTDKYRVFIIVENIGDAYRLAKLVPQIKVIDLGLANKKAGAQNIAKSVYVTPEETAQLQELEQRGIQVLVKQAPTDPDTTFSSLIK
- a CDS encoding PTS mannose/fructose/sorbose/N-acetylgalactosamine transporter subunit IIC codes for the protein MVLQVIGVFLVALVANMQDFFGSSFIGRPIVTGLLIGMVFGDVKQGLMIGATLELAFLGLMGVGATVPPDEIIGGILATALALKNGYGVSVALTLVLPIATLGLLVKNLLYVVIFPAMAHQADRLADAGQITQAANMHIWASFTRIILMTLVTTASFALGSGLVSQFVKIIPKALIDGITITTEVLPAVGFAMLLNMTFSKKVAPFFFIGFVCAAYLKLDMIAASIIGAIFAGIMYLIMTEIHQNQSTSTTKQSTTEVQEDDF
- a CDS encoding PTS system mannose/fructose/sorbose family transporter subunit IID, with product MTSKSQVSKKLTKKDLRGVFWRSMPMEASFNYERMMSLGFAYTMKGIVTKLYDKKADQIAALKRHLEFFNCTSATSPFIAGVLASMEEKNAADDDFDPSAINSMKTGLMGPLSGIGDSVFWGSLRIIASGIGVSLAQKGSILGPILFILIYNIPNLLVRYYGTMWGYQLGSAFVDKMADGLMNTITYAINILGNTVIGAMVASMVVIKLPVKISGGKNPETIQTLLNSIMPDLLPLAVTFFIAWLLKKKHVKMIWILLSILVISVVGAFLGILKP
- a CDS encoding SIS domain-containing protein; translated protein: MYFNQEIFSKNYQASVNELDHVTEIVDSLKGRQYQKIFFVGCGGTFTKFVNLKALMFAKLKVPFMIVTPAELLETYQSQVTARTLVVVGTKTGETSEILHLVEVLKQKIPNCSLIAFIGDDHSTLEQSQLIDARIHSIDTDANLLAVGWFLLNLAGSDAAQLVRQKQQIIGAKAPIIAGIKQLLPYSLKQVNQTDLSAMQMWVGSGNLWGEVCCFTNYMLEEIQRIKAQAINAGEFFHGPFEIVDQNQNVNVVINSGANRQEDLRVLNFVKNLVAEPLVIDLQNFALQDLDPDIRAFVEPYALNHYFDTLYNMYSVKTGRTAQTRRYYRLLDY